The Xylanivirga thermophila nucleotide sequence TCCCAGGAGGAATTTCATTAACCCTCCAAGTCCAGTTAATATTATACATGTTGTCAAGGTTCAGGCCAACAGGTGCTGGCAAATTGGCTAAGATATGGAGCCAAAAATGTATTTGATATTTAGATTAAATTGGTTTTGTTTGATGTGATTAACTATTAAATTTGCAGGTTTGATAGTGCTTTCATTCACTGATTAATACAATACTAATTATACAAGGAGGGATATAATGTCAAAAGATTTAACAACCTCGAAAATTGATAGACAAAATATTTTAAATAACGATTTAGCAATAAATGAAATCCAAAAAAAATCTCATTTAAAAGGTATTAATTTTGAAAATAAAATAATATTTACAAAAAGTATGGTTGCATTATTTTATGAGGTTGACGAAAGAACTATTGAAAGATACATATCATCATTCTCTGAAGAATTAAAGCTAAATGGTTATGAGATTTTAAGAGGAAAAAGATTAAAAGAATTTATTTCTGCTTACATCAAACAATTTGGTAGCGACATAAATGTCGGTACCAAAATTACTGTGCTAGGTATTTTTGATTTTAAGGCATTTTTAAATATTGGAATGTTATTAGCTGAGAGTGAAAAGGCAAGAATTTTACGTCAAATGATGCTAGATATAGTTATTGATTTAATAAATAAAAAAACGGGTGGATCGACTAAGTATATTAATCAAAGGGATAAAGATTTTATTTCTGCTTATCTACAGGAGGAAAATTACCGGAGACAATTTACAGATGCTTTGAAATATTATGTGGAAGACAACCGCTTTAAATATGCTCATTTTACTGACCTCATATATGTTAGTATATTTAAAGAAAAAGCTAAGGAATATAAAAAAATACTTGATTTAAAAGCTAGTGATAAAGTGCGTGATACTTTCTATAGTGAAATTCTAGACATTATTGCAGCATATGAATGTGGATTAGCTGATGCTATTAAGGAAGAATATATTAAGCAAGGACGCAAATTATCTTGTAGAGAAGTTGAAAGTATACTAGAGAAATTTGAAAATATGGCTTTATGGAAACCTTTAATTCATCGTGGTCGAATTAAAATGGCGAGCCGAGATATGGCTCTTCGAGATGCATTTCATTATCAACTATCAGAATATATTCAACCACTAGATAAAGAGGAATATGAAAAGTTTTTAGGTGCAGCAGGTGAAGAGTTAGAGCGTTTGATGCAAGAGAATAAAGATGTCTTGAAACGCTTAAAGGAGCGTGAATAAATGGAAGGGATTATTTATTTAACGCTCGATCAGGCAGTATCAACACATAAAAAAACTGTTCAGTATAGTGGCGGTGGGGCTTTAGGTCATTTTGATTTGGGTAGGCTAGATAGTGTTCTACAAAATATTCAAAATGATGATTATTATCCTACATTTGTAGACAAATTAACACATTTATTCTTTTGCACTTGTGAGTTCCATTGCTTTGAGGATGGAAATAAGCGTTTAGCGATTACTCTTTGTGCCCACTTTTTATTGTTAAACGGATATATGGCAGTTGCTAAGCGTTTTTTCGAAGTTACGGAGAATGTCAGTTATCATGTAGCGGCTGGAAAGATTAATAAAGACCTTCTACATAGAATTATGGAGGCTATTATGGATAATACATATGATACGGATGAGGAATTAAAACTTGATATTTATAATGCTATTCGTTAGGAGGTGTACATATGAGTTGGGAGTATTCTGAAAACATATTGGTGCAAAATAGTGCAGGAAACCTGCTTCAAGATGAATTGGGGTGGGATGTTCAGTTTGCTTATAATAAGGAAGTCCTTGGTAAGAATGGTACCTTTGGGCGTAAAAGCTATAAAGAAATTGTTCTTATCCGTTACCTTCGGAAAGCTCTGTTTGATAATAACGACTGGCTAACAGAAGAATACTGTGATTCCGCAATAAAGACACTCCTTGCTTATACGTCCTCTAGTAGCTTAATGCAGATTAATCGCGAAAAATATGGAATGCTTCGAGATGGCATTCCTATAAAAGTTAGGAAAGCTGACGGAGAGCAGGAGGATAGGCTGATCCGGGTATTTAATTTCTCTGAGCCTGAAAAGAACCATTTTCTTGCTATAAAGGAGATGAAGATTCATGGTGATTTATATCGTCGCAGAACCGATATTGTTGGCTTTGTGAATGGCATTCCACTGCTTTTTATAGAGTTGAAAAAGCAAAATGTAGATGTACAGGATGCCTACACCTGCAATTACACTGACTATTTAGATACCATTCCCCAGCTATTTCATTTCAATGCCTTTGTTATGTTGTCCAATGGCTTGGAATCCAAAGTAGGTACTTTGGGTAGTAAATACGAATTTTTTAATGATTGGAAACGTCTACATGAAGATGATAGCGGCTCTGTGGAGCTGGCAACCATGCTGAGAGGTATTTGTAATAAGAAAAACTTTATGGATTTATTTGAAAACTTTATACTTTTTGATACTTCTGGTGGTACAACGGCAAAAATCATGGCAAGAAACCATCAGTTCCTTGGTGTTAACGAAGCTGTTGAATCTTATAAGAATCGAAAACTGAACAATGGTAAGCTGGGTGTTTTCTGGCATACTCAGGGTAGTGGAAAAAGTTATTCCATGGTATTTCTTGCACAGAAAATCCGTCGAAAATTTGCAGGCTCCCCAACCTTTGTTATTCTGACAGATCGAGAAGAGTTGAATAAGCAAATTAGTGATACCTTTGAAGCTTGCGGCTTACTTGGTACCACTAAAGCAAAACAGTTTATTGCTACTAGTGGTGAAGATTTAATTCAGAAATTAAAAGGAAATCCAAGCTTTATCTTTACATTGATACATAAGTTTAATAAACCAGATGAACCACCAATTATTCCCAACCATGACATCATTGTCTTATCAGATGAAGCCCATCGTACACAGAATGGTATATTTGCTGATAATATGTGTACATTGCTTCCTACAGCTTCCCGTATAGGATTTACAGGTACACCGCTGTTCGCTTATGACAATATTACCGAAAGAACATTTGGCGGCTATGTTTCCATTTATGATTTCAAGCGTGCTGTAGATGATGGAGCGACGGTTCCTCTTTATTATGAGAATAGAGCCGATCTACTGGAGATAGATAATCCTGAAATTAATGATGAACTACTAGATGCAATAGAACAGGCTGATCTGGATGTTAATCAGCAGGCTAAACTAGAACAGGAACTAGCTAAGGACATACATGTCCTTACCAGTGAAAAACGTTTGGATACCATTGCAAAGGATTTTGTAGAGCATTACTCTGAGTTGTGGACAACGGGCAAAGCCATGTTTGTTTGTATCAATAAAGTAACTGCAGTTCGAATGTTTAATTTAGCTCAGAAATATTGGGAGCTAAAAATAAAAGAAATTGAATCTTCGCTATCTGGAGCCACACAGCAGGAATACATGGAAATCAGCCGTAGGCTAGAGTGGATGAAAAACACAGAAATGGCGGTTATTATCAGTCAGGAACAAAATGAAGTAGCTACTTTTGAAAAATGGGGACTGGATATTAAACCCCATCGCAGCAAAATGGAAAAACGAGAAATGGACAAGGAATTTAAGGATCCTGATAATCCATTTCGAATCGTATTTGTTTGCGCTATGTGGTTGACAGGGTTTGATGTGAAATGCCTTTCTACAATCTATTTGGATAAGCCATTAAAGGCACATACCTTAATGCAAACCATAGCACGAGCGAATCGTGTTTATGAGGGAAAAAGCAATGGCCTAATTGTTGATTATGTTGGTATTGTTAAAGCGTTGAGGAAGGCTTTGGCTGATTATACAAAAACTAAAGGCGGTACTGATGGATCTGATCCTGCTCCTGATAAAGCAGAGTTGATTGCTCGTATCATTGCATTAACCAATGATATCATCGAATACATGAAACAGCATGGTTTTAATTTGTCAGCTCTTCTTCAGGCAGTTGACTTTGACAAGTTGGCCTTGGTTCAAGAGGGAGCCAATGCCATGTGCGTTTCAGAGGAAGTGAAGAAACGTTTTGAAGTTATGGCTAGGGAATTATTCAAACTGTTTAAGTATGTCGAAAAACAAGAAGTCACAGATCAGTACCGAGCTTATAAAAATGCTATCAGTGCAGTTTATGACCAGATGCAGGAAAAAAGGAAGCATTCGGATAATACAGATTTAATGATTCAGCTGCACAATATAGTTAGTGAATATATCAATGTTGTTAAGCTACCAGAGCATGTAAACGAAGATGGTAGTGGATACTTAGTTGAAAGTCGCCGCTTTGATATTAGCCATATTGATTTCGAACGATTGCAGCAGGAATTTGCACGTGTTAAGAACAAGAATCTTCTTATGAAAGATTTACAGGAGCTTATCAATGACAGGTTGGATAATATGATGAAGCGCAACCCATCACGTATTAACTATTATGAACGATATCAGAAAATTATTGAGGAATATAATGCTGAACAGGACAAAGCTGCCATAGAGAAAACATTTATTGACTTAACTAACTTCGTGAATGATCTGGATGATGAGGAAAAAAGATACGTGCGGGAAGGATTTAGCAATGACGAAGAATTGGCTATGTACGATTTGCTTTTTAAGGACTCGCTTACTCCGGCAGAGATTAAAAAGGTTAAGAAGCTTGCCAAGGTATTGTTGGAACGAATCAAGGATAAAATCAGTGAATTGGATCATTGGACAGAAAAGGAAGAGACTAAGGCAGCAGTCGAGATACTTATCAGAGATACCCTATGGAGTGAACTACCTGCTAGTTACGATGATAGATTATTAAATGAATATCGCCGAAAGATTTATGAGTTTGTATATACTACTTATCCGGCGGCGTAGAAACATTAACGACGAGCGTTATAGGTGTATAAAGGAAAGCTGGTGAAGATATTGAAGATGTATGTTGGGATCACGGACTATGACTGGTTTAAAACTTTAAAGAAGGCAGATTGTGACGAAGTGAACTTTTGGAAACCTGGAGGAAAAACAAATTTCAAAGCTCTTGACGAAGGTGATTTGTTTTTATTTAAATTACATAGTCCACAAGATTATATTGTAGGCGGTGGATTTTTTCTGAAGTTCTCAATATTACCATCTTCATTAGCATGGGAAGCTTTTGGATTAGCTAATGGAGCTAGGAGTCTATTCGAGTTACATGACAGGATATATAAATATAGAAAGACAAATCGTATATCTGATCCGGATCCTCAGATTGGCTGTATTATATTATCGATGCCTTTTTATTTAGAAGAAGATGACTGGATCACTGTTCCGGACAATTGGAGCAAAAACATCGTACAAGGTAAGACGTACGATACTTCTGAACATTATGGTAAGCTGTTATATCAACAAATACAGGAAGTGTTATATAGCCAGAGATTCAATAAAAATCTACTGAGAGAAGACTCCGTAAATAGCCGATATGGTAAAGAACAGAAGATAAAACCAAGAATAGGGCAGGGTGCTTTCAAGATCCTTATTACTGATGCTTACCATAGAAGATGTGCAATAACTGGTGAAAAAACATTACCCGTATTAGAGGCAGCCCATATTAAACCATTTAGTCTTGATGGACCTCATGAAATTAATAATGGTCTACTACTTAGAAGAGATTTTCATACCTTGTTTGATCGGGGGTACATAACAATTGATAAAGAATTCAATGTTGAGGTAAGCCGCCGCATCAAGGAAGACTTTGGAAATGGTAAAGAGTACTATGCACACCATGGAAGTAAGTTGATAATTTTGCCGGGGAAAAAAGAACAACTTCCAGGTCCACACTATTTAGAATGGCATAATGAGAATATATATTTGGGATAAGTCATAGAACAAAGAAGGTATAAGCATTATTCATTTATTGAAAAGGGGGATGGTGTAAAATGGCTCAGATTAATGCCAACAAATTGATCGACTTTATTAAGCTGTACTTTCCAGAGGATGCGACTGAAATCTCTGATGCATTGGATTTACTAAGCCTTGCATTGGATGGACTGCTGAGTAGCACAAATACGACTATAGCAGAATTCCATAAGAATAAAGATTTTGACAAAGGAATGGAATTGTGGGAGTTTTCTAAATCGGTGGCAGAGATCCAAGAAGAAATTAATGAATATTCAACTTTGATAAGCATAGATGCTGAAATTGATGAAGAAGAGCCTGAAGAAGAACCAGATGAAATAGAAGAACAGAGAACCATACCAAATTATTCGGATTATGCAGTTGATTCTTCTATACCTCATACCCTTTATGAAGATTTCACCCATAAGAAGGCTGTTGCATTTTTATTTAATAATAATCGACATCCAGCAAAAGACTGGAAAGATGTGTTGCTGCAAACATGTGATTTGCTAGCAGAGATAGATGCTGCTAAGTTTTCAGAGTTTATTAATGACCCTGGCATGAGAGGAAGAAAGATTTCTTATTTCAGCAAAAAGCATGTTGATAGAAAAAATGCCAAAATGAAAAACATTGATATTTATGTCTGGACTAATTTGAGTGCAAACAGCATAAGAAATCTTATAAGGAAGCTGCTCAAGAAGTTTAATATAAAATTGACTAATTATTATGTTTATCTAAGAGCAGATTATACTCCATTACATAAAAATGAGAAGGTGAAAGATGAATTTGATACTATGCAATATGATTACAATAATGAGGACAAAATTGGGAAATTAGTCCGACAAACACTGAGGCAACTTTCAAATAGGCAATACCGATTTACTGATAAAGAATTAAACTCAATGTTGTCAAAGCAATGGTCAAAAGAAGTACTGAACATAGATTATCCACTTCTTAGAAAAGTTGAAGATGATAAAGATATTTCTGTTCAAATTAAGGATGGAATGTATGGCCGCTATTGGAAAGAGATTTTTGAATTTAACGGAATGAAGTTTTTGGCTACGAGCCAGTGGTATGAGCGACATAGAGAGCCTTTTACACGTTGGATAACAAATTTGCAGGATTAAAATCAGTATTATGACCTAATGTAAAAAACACCCTAATGGGTGTTTTTTAGTTGTATGCAAATAATGTTTATAAATTATGTCAAGGAGGTGATGCCTATGCTTGCGTTGGTATATGTATTCTAGCTTTAATAATAAAAATTAAGGAGGAAAACACATGATCGGTATCGAGCAATATCAAAAAATCCAGGAATACAAAGAACTTGGACTTGCCCAGACCAAGACTGCTAAAGCGCTGAGGATCACCTATACTTCTGTCAGTAAATACTGGAATATGAGCAAAGAGGATTATGCCAGGGAAGCTGAGCAGGAAAAGTATCATATGGATAATTATCGATAGTACATATTAGAGCAATTGAAAATATGCCCACAAATCCGAGATACCAATATTTATCTTAAATTAATTGAAGCCTTTCCTGATTTACAAGTTAAACGAGCTACTTTCTATCGCTATATGAAAGCTTTAAGGGAACAGCATGGGTATCAGCATACCAGTAAGCGGAAAATCTCGCCACGTGAAGTCTCGCCACCAGGATATGAAACTCAGGCTGATTTTGGTGAGTACAAACTTAAAGATATGTATGGACGAATTGTGAGGGTATATTCCTTTTGCATGGTTCTGAGTTATAGCAGAATGAAATTTGTTTACTTTTCACCGGATCCCTTCACGACCGAAACAGCCATAAAAGCTCATAACTATGCATTTCAATATTTTGGAGGAAGACCACAGACAATTCTATATGATCTTGATCGGGTCTATGTGGTTAGCGAAAATCTAGGTAATATTATATTTGTACCGGCTTTTGAAAAATATGTAAAGCGTATCGGCTACAGTGTTTCATTATGCAGGCCAAGAGATCCTCAGAGTAAAGGTAAGGTAGAAGAGGTAATTGGATATGTTAAGCAAAGTTTTCTGGAGGGGAGGGTATATGCCGGAATTGACAGTCTTAACAGTGCAGCTCTTGCATGGTTGGATAGAGAAGGCAACGGGAGAGTTCATACTGTGACTAAAAAAGTGCCGCGAGAAATGTTCATAGAAGAACAAAAACAGCTTTTTCATGTTAAACCATATTCAGAGGTATCAAGTACTGTAGCATCCTTTGATTCCAATGGAGTGGTCAGCTATAAAAGGAATCGTTATCAGATTGATGTCGGTGTGATGGATGCACATCAACGCATACGTATAGAGGATGATGGTGAAACACTTCTATTTTATGATACTGATACTAATGAATTATTAGCTAAGTATCCAGTAACAGAAGATACTGGGCAGATATTCAAACCTGAAGGAAATAATAACAGAAACAGGGTTTCTCATGATCTTATAAAACAATATTTTGCAGACCATGAAATAGCTCAGGAATTTATACGGCGGATGGAACAGGAACAACCAAAATATTTTAATAGCCATTGCATTCGCTTAAATCGCATGACGAAGTTTTATTCGATGGGGCAAATGCTTGATGGGATAAGATACTGCATTGAGACTGAACGCTGTAATGCCTATGAACTTTTGGCCTACATGATGTATAAGCATGGTGAGCAGATAGCGAAGAAGTTCTTACCAAATCAACAGTATTTCAACCATCTGACACGTAGCAAGGAGATAAGGAGGGAAATCGATGGCTGATATAACTGAAATCCGCGAGTTGGCTAAGAAGCTAAATCTATGGAATATTGCCAAGGGATATATTGATTTGAATGATGAGAAACTGTCCAACCTAGATTATCTTCAGATGATATTACAAAAAGAACTAGAGATACGAGCCAGACAAAAACAGATCAAGCTAAGAAGGGCAAGCAAACTTCCCAACAAGGTATTTGAACTATCGAATTTAAACAAAGGTTTGGAATGGCAGATAAAACAATTATCCCATCTAACGTGGCTCAATGAAGAACAAAACGTTATTCTGCTTGGTAAATGCGGGACAGGCAAAACTAGTCTTGCAGTTCATCTTGGAGAAACAGCGATCGACAATGGACATAAAACTTACTATGCATCCATTGACACTTTTGTATCTATTGTAGAGAACAAAGATATAAACCCAAAAGCAGGAGCAGCCTTCTCCTATATGCGGGAGTGCAACCTGATTATTATTGATGATGTATTTTATCTAGAACCAACCAGGTCAGAGCTGCAGGCTTTTTATCGAGCAGTTACTTTTCTTAATGAAACAAGAAGTATCATTTTTATTACCAATCGTGAAATATCTGCATGGTTAGGTGCAGTGGAAGACAAACATCTTTGTCAGACTCTGTTAGATAGAATAACAGCTAATTGTCAGATCATTCGTTTGACTGACAGATAAATTAAAATACTCACCTCTTTTCTAGAAAAGGGTTAATACTCAAATTTGAAAACTATGCCGATTAACGGCTTTATATAGATGCAAAAAATCTCACAAAAACTAAAGAATTGCTTAATTTTTGAGATTTTCTGCAGTTTCTGGGGTAGGGGGGCTAAATCTCTACAACTTTTTGCCCCGGAAACGGGCGTGGGGTAACGCGTGAAAATTCGCGGTTTCAAACAGGGTAATAGACCCATCAACGAAAAGAGGTGAGTGAATGGCCAAAGATGGAACAAATCGTGGCGGTGCCCGTATAGGCTCTGGTCAAAAAAAGAAACCACTTGCTGATAAAATTGCACAGGGTAATCCAGGTAAGAGAAAGCTAGAAATCATTGACTTCCAAAATACCGCTGATTTAAAGGGGCAGGAAATGCCAAAGCCAAGGGCCATGCTCTCAGCGGTGCAAAAGGACGGGAAAACCCTAGTAGCCAGCGAAATTTATGAAATTACTTGGAAATGGCTTGAGGAGCGAGGCTGTGCCCATTTGGTGCTTCCACAGCTTCTAGAACGATATGCCATGAGTGCGGCCAGATGGATACAGTGTGAGGAGGCGGTAACTGAGTTTGGCTTTCTTGCCAAGCATCCAACTACCGGCAATGCTATTCAAAGTCCTTATGTAGCTATGAGTCAGAACTTTATGAGTCAGACAAACAGATTGTGGATGGAGATTTATCAAATCGTTAAAGAGAATTGTGCTACAGAGTATTCTGGTTTAAACCCACAGGACGATGTGATGGAGCGACTGCTATCTGCCCGCAGAGGAAAATAAAGATGAGGAGATATATAATGAGTAAAAGATATTTAACAGCTGAAAGTGTATGTGCTGGACATCCTGATAAACTATGCGACATCATAGCAGATAGCATTTTAGAAGCATGTTTACGTAAAGACAAAGCATCACGTGTTGCTTGTGAGGTAATGGCAACCAAAGGGAAAATTATCGTGGCGGGCGAAATCTCCTGCAGCGAGAAAATAGACATCCGATACATTGTTAGGAATGTCCTTAAAGAGATTGGATACAACCCTCTTAAATTCTTGATTTATGTATTTGTACACAAACAAAGTGTAGATATTGCAACTGGCGTGGATACTGCACTGGAAGTAAGAAATGGGATAAACGAACAGTATGGTTCGATAGGTGCTGGAGACCAAGGAACTGTGTATGGCTATGCTACAAAGGAAACAGGAGAAATGCTTCCCCTACCCCTTGTACTATCTCACAGGATTGTAAAGAGACTGGATGATTGCCGAAAAGGGAAACTGATAAAAGGTATCCACCCAGATGGTAAAGCGCAGGTGACGGTGGAATATGAAGGAGACACTCCAGTGCGAATAAAGACTATTGTGATATCGGTACAGCATGATAAGAATAAAACACAGGAAGAACTAAAGACAGATATCCTTAACAATGTCCTATGGCAGTGCTTTGAGGACTTCCCATTTGATGATGAAACAGAAATTCTCATTAACCCCTCTGGTAGATTTGTCGAAGGTGGTCCCGCTGCCGATACAGGCTTAACTGGTAGAAAAATTATGGTTGATACCTATGGAGGACTTGCATCCCATGGAGGTGGCGCACTTAGTGGTAAAGACCCCACCAAAGTTGACCGAAGCGGTGCCTATATGGCTCGGTACATTGCAAAGCATATCGTCTGGTGTGGATATGCAAAGAGATGTGAAGTTAGTATATCCTATGCCATTGGTAAGGCAAATCCTGTAGCCTTTTATGTAAATACCCTTGGCACAGGTATTGTTTCTGACGAAATATTAACTCTTGCTGCACAGGAAGTTTTCAATTTAAGACCTGCAGCCATTATTGAAAATCTACGTCTTAGAAATGTGATTTACTCTGACACCGCGGCTTATGGTCACTTTAATAGTTGTCTATTCCCGTGGGAGGATGTAAATAAGTACAGTGAATTTAGAAAGGCGGTGGAAAAGTATGTTGATAGAGAAGATAAAAACTAAACAACTCATCCCCGCTGAATATAACCCAAGGAAGGATTTAAAACCGGGTGATCCGGAATATGAGAAACTTAAACGCTCCCTTGAGGAGTTTGGATATGTAGAACCCGTAATATGGAATAAGACCACAGGCAGAGTCATCGGAGGCCATCAACGTTTGAAAATCCTGCTGAGTATGGGCATGGATGAGATAGAATGCGTAGTTGTTGAAATGGATGAGCAAAAGGAGAAGGCGCTGAACATTGCACTAAATAAAATAAGTGGTGATTGGGATAAAGACAAATTAGCACTTCTCATCACGGACTTAAATGCTTCAGACTTTGATGTGTCTTTGACAGGTTTTGACCCGGGAGAGTTGGAGGATCTTTTTAAGGATTCCCTTAAGGATAACATAAAAGAAGATGATTTCGATGTAGACAGCGAGCTGAAAAAGCCCGCTGTTTCGCATTTAGGGGATATTTGGCTACTTGGGCAGCATCGATTAGTCTGCGGAGACAGTACAAAGAAAGACACCTTTAATGTCTTGATGGATGGGAAAACTGCTAATTTGGTAGTTACGGACCCTCCATATAATGTTAACTATGAAGGGACTGCTGGAAAAATCAAAAATGACAATATGGCTAACGAAGCGTTCTACGATTTCCTGCTTGCAGCATTTCAGAACACCGAAGCAGTAATGGCGAAGGACGCTTCTATTTATGTATTCCATGCGGATACCGAAGGACTCAATTTTAGAAGAGCATTCTCTGATGCGGGGTTTTATCTTTCCGGTACTTGTATATGGAAAAAGCAGTCCCTTGTTCTCGGTCGCTCCCCTTATCAGTGGCAGCATGAACCTATTCTCTTTGGGTGGAAAAAGAAAGGTAAGCATAACTGGTATTCCGATAGAAAGCAGACCACCATCTGGGAGTTTGAGAAACCGAAGAAAAACAGTGATCATCCTACGATGAAGCCAGTTGCACTTGTGGCCTACCCTATTTTGAATTCAAGCCTTTCTAATTGTATCGTGCTTGATCCTTTTGGTGGTTCAGGAAGCACACTGATTGCCTGTGAGCAGACAGATAGAATCTGCTACACCATTGAACTGGATGAAAAGTACTGTGATGTTATTGTGAAAAGGTATATTGAGCAAGTTGGAAACTCAGACGGTGTGTTTCTTTTAAGAGATGGTTCGAAAATAAGATATTGTGACCTGCCAGACGTTGCTACCGCCGATTAATGGAACAGTATTTTCTACAGAAAGATGCTCTAAATGACTTGATATTAACAGCCTTTAGAGTGATATATGTATGTACCGAAAATAGAAAGGCGGTATGAAAAATGCAGATAAACTATAATGTCACAGGAGCAAAAAGAAAAGAGTTAGTCAACGCAATAAGCCAAAAACTGAATGCTCCTGCAAGATATCTTGGAGCACCTACATTTGCATATGAGGTGGCAGACTACAACATTGACAAAAACGGGGTAGTCAGAGGACCAGATAATTCTGAACTGGTTAATGATCTATTAGGCCTTCATAACTTTAAGGCGGTTACAGCAGAATATGACACACCACTTCCAGAAGCAGAGCCTGTTCCTGAAAATATTCAAGTTCCCAATGAAGCGGCTCTTGGGGGTAGGGAAAGTCCAAATAGTGATTACGAAGAACCTCCCGTATACAGCAAATCAAATGAAACCGAAGAAGCTATTAGTTTGATTATTCAAATGCCGAAGGAGGGTTTTAGCGAAACCGCACTTGACAACCTAAAAGGATTGGTAGAAAGCAAAGAAACCCTTATAAAGAAAGCACTTGATACTGACTCTATTCCCATTATCGTAAATGAGGACTATGTAACCTTCCCTTGGTTCCAAAGTGAGTGTTCCGCAGAGGAGGTTAAGGCTTATACCCACTTTGTAACAGCACTTTGTAAAATGGCAAAGAAGCAGACCCGCGTCAACTCGACCGAGAAATTAGTGGAGAATGAAAAGTACGCTTTCCGTTGTTTCCTTCTAAGACTTGGCTTTATCGGGCCAGAATACAAAACGGAACGAAAAATTCTCCTCTCCAAACTGTCGGGTAGCTCTGCCTTCAAAAGCGGAAGTGCCAAGCATGAGGAGGTGAGTGAATAATGAAAATCATTCACCCAGAAATGCTAAAGCAACTTAGAAGTTATTACACTCCAGGAACTCGTGTAATGCTACTTAAGATGAATGACCCTTATACCAAGCTTCAGCCTGGAGATAAAGGTACGGTTACTAGTGTTGATGATATGGGAACCATCCACGTCAGTTGGGATTCAGGCAGCTCCCTTGGAGTGGTCTTTGGAGAGGATTTATGCAAGAAAATTGAAGAGTAAACAAACACATTTTAAGCCCAATATGGCAGTAAATATGTAGATTTATATTGCAGAATTGTCTTGCTATATAAGCCTTTTAGAGTGATATATGTACATGCCGAAAGGACAAACACACTTTAAAAGGAGCGAGACACGATGTTAAGTGCAAAATTCGGGATTGAGATTGAATTTACCGGGATTACAAGGGAAAGGGCGGCTAGAGTCGCTGCAGAGTTTTTGCAAGGCATT carries:
- a CDS encoding DNA-binding protein, with translation MSKDLTTSKIDRQNILNNDLAINEIQKKSHLKGINFENKIIFTKSMVALFYEVDERTIERYISSFSEELKLNGYEILRGKRLKEFISAYIKQFGSDINVGTKITVLGIFDFKAFLNIGMLLAESEKARILRQMMLDIVIDLINKKTGGSTKYINQRDKDFISAYLQEENYRRQFTDALKYYVEDNRFKYAHFTDLIYVSIFKEKAKEYKKILDLKASDKVRDTFYSEILDIIAAYECGLADAIKEEYIKQGRKLSCREVESILEKFENMALWKPLIHRGRIKMASRDMALRDAFHYQLSEYIQPLDKEEYEKFLGAAGEELERLMQENKDVLKRLKERE
- a CDS encoding Fic family protein, producing the protein MEGIIYLTLDQAVSTHKKTVQYSGGGALGHFDLGRLDSVLQNIQNDDYYPTFVDKLTHLFFCTCEFHCFEDGNKRLAITLCAHFLLLNGYMAVAKRFFEVTENVSYHVAAGKINKDLLHRIMEAIMDNTYDTDEELKLDIYNAIR
- a CDS encoding type I restriction endonuclease subunit R — its product is MSWEYSENILVQNSAGNLLQDELGWDVQFAYNKEVLGKNGTFGRKSYKEIVLIRYLRKALFDNNDWLTEEYCDSAIKTLLAYTSSSSLMQINREKYGMLRDGIPIKVRKADGEQEDRLIRVFNFSEPEKNHFLAIKEMKIHGDLYRRRTDIVGFVNGIPLLFIELKKQNVDVQDAYTCNYTDYLDTIPQLFHFNAFVMLSNGLESKVGTLGSKYEFFNDWKRLHEDDSGSVELATMLRGICNKKNFMDLFENFILFDTSGGTTAKIMARNHQFLGVNEAVESYKNRKLNNGKLGVFWHTQGSGKSYSMVFLAQKIRRKFAGSPTFVILTDREELNKQISDTFEACGLLGTTKAKQFIATSGEDLIQKLKGNPSFIFTLIHKFNKPDEPPIIPNHDIIVLSDEAHRTQNGIFADNMCTLLPTASRIGFTGTPLFAYDNITERTFGGYVSIYDFKRAVDDGATVPLYYENRADLLEIDNPEINDELLDAIEQADLDVNQQAKLEQELAKDIHVLTSEKRLDTIAKDFVEHYSELWTTGKAMFVCINKVTAVRMFNLAQKYWELKIKEIESSLSGATQQEYMEISRRLEWMKNTEMAVIISQEQNEVATFEKWGLDIKPHRSKMEKREMDKEFKDPDNPFRIVFVCAMWLTGFDVKCLSTIYLDKPLKAHTLMQTIARANRVYEGKSNGLIVDYVGIVKALRKALADYTKTKGGTDGSDPAPDKAELIARIIALTNDIIEYMKQHGFNLSALLQAVDFDKLALVQEGANAMCVSEEVKKRFEVMARELFKLFKYVEKQEVTDQYRAYKNAISAVYDQMQEKRKHSDNTDLMIQLHNIVSEYINVVKLPEHVNEDGSGYLVESRRFDISHIDFERLQQEFARVKNKNLLMKDLQELINDRLDNMMKRNPSRINYYERYQKIIEEYNAEQDKAAIEKTFIDLTNFVNDLDDEEKRYVREGFSNDEELAMYDLLFKDSLTPAEIKKVKKLAKVLLERIKDKISELDHWTEKEETKAAVEILIRDTLWSELPASYDDRLLNEYRRKIYEFVYTTYPAA
- a CDS encoding HNH endonuclease; translation: MKMYVGITDYDWFKTLKKADCDEVNFWKPGGKTNFKALDEGDLFLFKLHSPQDYIVGGGFFLKFSILPSSLAWEAFGLANGARSLFELHDRIYKYRKTNRISDPDPQIGCIILSMPFYLEEDDWITVPDNWSKNIVQGKTYDTSEHYGKLLYQQIQEVLYSQRFNKNLLREDSVNSRYGKEQKIKPRIGQGAFKILITDAYHRRCAITGEKTLPVLEAAHIKPFSLDGPHEINNGLLLRRDFHTLFDRGYITIDKEFNVEVSRRIKEDFGNGKEYYAHHGSKLIILPGKKEQLPGPHYLEWHNENIYLG